The genomic segment GGTGGtcctaggaattgaaccaaggttttgTGTACAAGCTTTTCCTttagattcacacacacacacacacacacacacacacacacacacacacacacacacacacacacactcagtggCTTGAGACTCCTGGAAATGTTTGAGATACCCTGAGCTCCAGGGATCAGCCTTGCCCTCCGGCATGCAGAGCCTGCATCCTCATCCGTTAGCTGTACCCCTGGCTCAACACCCCATTTTTAGATCAGaaaatttagtattttcttttttggggggtcacacctggcagcgctcaggggttaccctggctccatgctcagaaatcgctccaggcaggctcagggaccatatgggatgccgggatttaaaccaatgactttctgcgtgaaaggcaaatgccttacctccatgctatttctctggcccccaagatttAGTATTTTCTAGCTAAATctgcctctccccccaaaaatgccAATTATTCTTCTCAACACTTAAGTGACTTTATCAaattttttataatgtatatagtttgtttgtttgtttgtttttggctcttttcagtttATTGCATGAAGTTACACTAGTCCAAGTTAAAAGCAGACCCCAACTGGTTACATTATACAAGCTGTGAGGTTTTTAAATTTGTGACAAGGGACAGGAGGGAAATTCTACTCATTGCAATGATATCCTCACTTAGGCTTCAGAGAGCCAAAAGCACTTAAAACCCATGAACCTTCAGCTGGTCGTCCTTAGCCAGTCCAGTCTCCACAAGGAACTGGCAAATGTTCTTGTGCTGGTCACCCTGTAGCCTAATCACTTCTTCATATTCTGGATGCTCAATTACAGTACCATTGCAGGCAAATTTCTTCTTAAACGCCTTCACTAGTTTCTTTTTATCGTAATCATCAGCGATCCCTTGGACGGTGGTAAGGGTCTTCCTGCTGTTTCTCTGttgaattcttttttgtgtgtgtggtttttgggtcaccccggcagtgctcaggggaaactcctgggtccaagctcagaaattgctcctggcaggcacaggggaccatatgggaagccggattcgaactgatgaccttctgcatgaaaggcaaacgccttacctccatgctgtcttttCAGCCCCCTCTGTTGAATTTTTATATGGATATAAtcctcactgctggcaggaagcAGATCATCACCCTTACTTACATCAGCAAAAGGGTTGAAAGAGTGGAGGTTCTGGATAGCGGGCATGCGCTACGATTCCTATTCCTTGGTGGAAACGGCCTGtgaacagcagcagcaggagaAGGGGGGGATGAACGTGCTGTGAAGCGAGGGGGCTGGAAGGGGAGGCTTCTGAGTCCTCGGCAGAGGCTCAATGACTGGACTAATGTATATAGTTTATGATCAAAATGCtttgcttggggctggagagatagcatggaggtagggcgtttgctttgcatgtagaaggacagtggttcgaatccctgcatcccatatggtcccccgagcctgctaggagcgatttctgagcgtagagccaggagtaaccccttagtgccaccgggtgtgacccaaaaaaatgctTATAAATTCTAAGTGTCCTCTTATtgaagtaaaagaataaaagccCCATCCCATGAAGAGTGGAGTGCTTTGCTCCCATCTAAAGTTAAAACTGtcctgttgggcccggagagatagcacagcgatgtttgccttgcaagcagctgatccaggacctaaggtggttggttcaaatcccggtgtcccatatggtcccccgtgcctgccaggagctatttttgaacagacagccaggagtaacccctgagcaacaccgggtgtggcccaaaacccccccccccaaaaaaaaactgtcctGTTGTGTATGCATACATGACTCCCCGCATCTCTCCTCACTGTTCAGTCTGCTTCCTTCCTACTAAAATTCCCCCCTTTATCTAatggttgggggccggagagcaGACAGAGGGGCTTACACAGGCAGGGCTAACCCTCTGCAGCAGAACTGCTCCCCTTCTTCACACTCATGTTTTATCATCATTTTTATCTGCTCTCAgatatcgttcctggcaggctcaggggaccatatgggatgctggggttcaaacctgggtctcttCCCAAGTcattcacttgcaaggcaaatgctctaccactatgctattgctcccatCACAGATTTCTGTAGCTCTCTTGATGTGATCCCTCATGCACAGAACACAGCCTCCTGTTCATAGCTCATTTATGGAAAGGGCATCTGCTTGGTCACGGGGCACTGTGCCCCCTACCCATGCAGACTCTCAGGGTGTTTCAGTGACTCATCTGACCTTCTTCGACTACTGCCCAAGCCTGTGTCCCAGGCACTTGCCTGTGGGGCAGAAATTCATTCTTGTTCTGAACTCACTGAATATTCTTCCTGTGCCccctttgtgtttttttgttgttgttgttgttggtttggtttggtttttgagtcacactcggcagtgctcaggggttactcctggatctatgctcagaaattgcttctcgcaggcttgggggaccaatgggatgccaggattcgaaccaccatccttctgcatgaaaggcaaaagccctacctccatactctcTCGGGCCCCACCTGTGTCCCTTTGGTCTCAAAGCAAGGGTTCCTGGGTGGGTTCGTAGTCCAGCTTAGCCACTCCAGCATGAGGGGAACAGAGAGGTGAGTGAAAGCTGCACATGGCGGAACATTCCAAATTcaggggctgaaacaatagcacagcaggtaagggcacttgccttgcacatggctagtcAGAGTTCaattcctcagcattccatatagtcctctgcaccctgccaggagagattcctgagcttagagccaggagtaacccctgaatacttcctggtgtggccaaaacaaaacaaaacaaaaaagggaaaagaaaaaaagaactttccagATCCAGAAAGTACCTGCTCTGGCCTTGTGGCTCTCTGAGCAGTGGTAGGTAGTCTTCTCCAGGTCTCTGTTCTGTGTCTGCCCTGAGTTCCAAACCTGAAAGAGAAAGGCggtgagatgagatgagatgagatgagatgagatgagatccTAGGGTGGAAGCTGATGCTCAGTTTTAAAGGGGTGCACGACACTGGCCCTCCCCTCCTGGAAGCAGTTCTCCTTACCCCCCCCCAAGTGTTCCAAGGATATGAGCACATGGGCACATTCAGCAAGTAGCATGTGCCATACAGTAAATGGAGCGTCCTGTGGCATTGGCCTGAAGCCCCAGGGGTTCGTTCCATGAAAACCCTTATCCCTGGAACCCTAAGAGGGTGCTGGTTCCCCAGACAGGAAGGGTCCGGCCAGAACAATCCCAGACTCAGGGCTGCTCAGATTCCTTCCAGGGCCAGCAGATCCTGGACTTGAGCTGGACAAAGGCACACGGCCTCAACTCCCACCCAAAGTCCAGCACTGCTAGCGGCCCCTGTCTCTTTCTGTCCAATCTGACTGGTTGGGGTGAACAGGACTGAGCAGAGGCTCCCCCTTCAGAAATAGTGTCGAGTTCCCCCCACCAGAACCTCTCTTGGCCCCTTCCTGAACTCTCTGGACTAAGGCAGGGCAGTTCCGGCATGACCCCCTCCGCAGACAGCTCCATCTGCACCAGCCGCCAGGGAAGGCGCTTCCTCGGGATTTGTCCAGGCCACTCTGGCTGACACGCACACAAAGGCCTGGTGAGGTCCAGCCCAGGCCGTCTAGGAGGCGAGCCTTGTAGCAGAGATAAAGGCTCATTAGAATGGAGCCAGACAGAGGGTGGAAACCGAATTGTGTTTGTCTGCCCCTTTGTTTCCAGTGGGAAACAAAAGTAACAAAGGTCACCGGGGATCAGGGATGAAATTTGACTGAGGCTCTGGGACTCCTCTTCTGGGGCTGCTGCTTTCCAGCCCTGGAGAGTTGCCATATCTTCCTCTGGTCACCCTCCTGTCTCCCACAGTCACCCTGCGATGCAGGCCAAGGACTCCTAAAGGCCTGGCTTGGACCCCTCTAGGAAGTCTCGGGACCTGCCTTACATGCTTCCTTCCGCATCCCTGATCATCGTGGCCCACTCCTCTGGGGCTCCCTGTGCCTTTCTGCCTCTAGCCTTGGCATCTGCCCTTTCCCTGCCCACGtgcccctcctcctctcccagcTGCCCAAATTCTGCCCATACCCTGTGTCACCGCCTCCATGGAGCTTTCTTGGTGCACCCCTGGTTTCAGTAATTTCTCCCTTCCCAAGTCCACACTATACTTCCCATCACTCCTCTCTCCTGTACTTGCTCATGGagtcattttatttgggggtgggggtacaTGAAGGGTAGTTAGGCTATAcctacctgtgctcagggcttgctcctggctcggtacccagaagtcactcttggtagtgtCTGGGGACCCAGGTGGTGCCAAAACTTGAACTGAGCTTGATGGGGCattgtgccaggcaagtgccttacccccttTAACATCCCTCAGGTCCCTCTTTTGGTGGCTGCTGATCTCCCTGCTTGCTTGAGAAAAATCTTGGTGGAGCCGTCAGCCCTGCTGTCTCCAGCTGGAGTAGTCATGGGGAAGTCCACAGAGTTCttagttattgttttttttatctccctctttccttccctttttcttgtcACCCGAGGACAATGATAATCTGTCTGCGGGACTCTCAGGGACCAAGCTCTGGGGACGGCGCTCACTTGGCATCATATGACTCAGTTCTGGAGATGGTACAAACCATAGGGCAGTGGCTGTGAGCCTGTGCTTGGCACTCGGAACTGGTGCTGGGGACGTTCTTGAAAATGCAGAGTGGCCTGGCTGGCTGGCCAGGTCTCATCGCTCGTACAGGAACATGCCTCTCCTTTAATACTTGATCAGGCCAGTGCCATGTTCCCtgttctcttttctcctcctcatcGCAGCCCCCTCTCAAGGGCTCTGAGGTCTGATTCCTGTACCACAGGTGACATCCTGCCTTCCTACCAGTCTATTCTGCCACTTCTATCCGCAGACCCGTGTCCCATTTGGGCATAGACAGAAGCCTGTGGGTGGGCAGGCAGTGGGTAAGGAGCAGACCAGGCAGGGCTTCATGGATGAGCTGAGTAGTAGCATCAGCTCCCCAGGAGGACACGAGACTTCCTTCATTGCGAGGAGTCCCTCAGCCTGGATGCGCTGCCTCCAAAGGCTCAGAGCTGGCAGAAGCCTCAGGAGCCCTCGTGGTAGAGCTGTCGGGCAATAAGAGGAAGTGGGTAAAGCTCCGgggatgttgtgtatgtaaatattttatgggattattatgttactgaccctaccctgattggtgattgtgccctaccctagggtgtgacctggcattctgcccccaccctagggtggtacctgattctgcttctaccattgggtggtatctgatcccaccattgggtggtacctgattctgggggataaaaacaagggtctgtggaaggcgagaggctttttgctggaactaaggctgagactttggacttcagtcttgtccaccgaataaagctaatatttccacaagcctgactgtctgccagctgtttacctgccatttcacctcagaaccgtaggctagacggggtggcagacgcgtgctctgagctggaggggaaagacctcattctccatccctccatcagtcaacctcttcaggagctgacttgcaacacagggATTCATCCCTGCTTGTGCCCATCCCAGGCACTTCACATATAGGCATCCTCACTGCCCTCCTGCTCAGCATAGGAGGTTCCACTACAGATTCCTTTTGACACTAAGTCATCTGCTGACACGAAGTGGCCCCCCCTTGTAACTTCATTTATTCTCATATTGGGCATTTGAGGGAGCACAGGTTGCTTTGGTAATCTGTCAGCTAAGGTGTAGGCGTACATATTGGGATGTCTGGATAGCAGGGGAGAGCAGAGATTGGACACCTGAGGCTGGAAGTGACCAGTGGACCCTGGCATCACTGCTATCTTCTCTCTGCTCTGGGCACAGGGGCAGGTCCCTGAACTAAATGTTGGGTGTTAGATGGGACTAGGTAGGCCTCCAGCTTAGGCCCCCCCCATTCCCTGCCACTCAGCCCCTTCTGAGGCCCTGCAGCCTAACCACCAAGACAACCAACCAGCAGTAGCCCAGAGCCATCCATGTGGGTCtaaatttttttgtggggtggggtttgggggccatacccacagcactcaggagttacttctggttctgcactcagaaattgctcctggcaggctcgggaccatatgggatgccagggattgaaccaggttggttccggatcagctgcatgtgaggcaaatgccctattgctgtgctatagctctggccccacatgtggGGGTCTTGGTTCTGTCCCCACCTTGGGTGCAGCCACACCAGAGATT from the Suncus etruscus isolate mSunEtr1 chromosome 10, mSunEtr1.pri.cur, whole genome shotgun sequence genome contains:
- the LOC126020101 gene encoding eukaryotic translation initiation factor 1-like, which produces MPAIQNLHSFNPFADVSKGDDLLPASSEDYIHIKIQQRGNSRKTLTTVQGIADDYDKKKLVKAFKKKFACNGTVIEHPEYEEVIRLQGDQHKNICQFLVETGLAKDDQLKVHGF